A stretch of the Polyangiaceae bacterium genome encodes the following:
- a CDS encoding VWA domain-containing protein, translating to MSLERFDASIAAPTNLSEASLFASASSSGAPLDLLAPKGLALLGLLAPLILLYILKVRRKRLRVASTWLWASAKRDLIARSPWKKLITQVPLVLQALALLLLGLALARPATRGRAIMGDHVAIIIDASASMSAENVLDDKPATRIEIARRVAKDILSAMSPGSDAMLLEAGREARVVTPLDRDVVRLKAALDTVRAYDVEGDLGAAIALAVDRLKQLGGSRRIVIVTDGNLASPAALNGVSLPVEVITVGTPVENAGIVRVDVRSGIEPTLKREQVQAFLVVANFGASPRELYVTMREDNASDVLASRKILVGPGERQPVVLDFLPAPGDYRRGLIFDIAPHDKMEVDDMAYARVPAGDKLPVVYAGPDPEKVSPWIERAIVSDPATTLKKVALTELTNPGVVEMDAFVVVEGACPSVIPGGDLLVLAPPPGPCFGTLVGRTLEHPAITSWESGDPRMRFLSLDGVSIARATALAPEGPTQELIRTQEGTIATDISTPSRTATLLGFDVGDSDWPLKASFVLFMRNLLEQARVHRAFGVTGPARAGEPLRVRLPASAKDVEVVGPTGDKLDVSIRAGLAVVPETSKVGLYKFAWTGPEAGSLIVPANLTSALESNVTAAITTAGPVQSGNVEVRAAADEPDAHNEWTWVLALCALGFVLADVWYVTRRPRQANIEPSMPRKPPAPERRAA from the coding sequence ATGAGCCTCGAACGTTTCGACGCGTCGATCGCGGCCCCGACAAACCTTTCCGAAGCGTCGCTTTTTGCGTCCGCGTCGAGCTCGGGGGCACCACTCGACTTGCTCGCGCCCAAAGGCCTTGCGCTGCTTGGACTGCTCGCTCCGCTCATCCTGCTCTACATCCTGAAGGTTCGTCGCAAACGACTGCGCGTCGCATCGACATGGCTTTGGGCTTCGGCCAAGCGAGATCTCATTGCTCGCTCGCCGTGGAAAAAACTCATCACCCAAGTGCCGCTCGTGCTCCAAGCATTGGCCCTCTTGCTACTTGGTCTCGCCCTCGCACGACCTGCGACGCGAGGGCGCGCGATCATGGGCGATCACGTGGCCATCATCATCGATGCGAGCGCGTCGATGTCGGCGGAAAACGTTTTGGATGACAAACCCGCCACGCGTATCGAAATCGCGCGGCGCGTAGCCAAAGACATTCTATCTGCGATGTCGCCCGGCAGTGACGCCATGCTCCTCGAAGCTGGGCGCGAAGCTCGCGTCGTCACACCGCTCGACCGAGACGTCGTGCGCCTCAAAGCCGCGCTCGATACCGTGCGCGCCTACGACGTCGAAGGAGACCTTGGCGCCGCTATCGCACTTGCGGTCGATCGCCTGAAGCAGCTCGGTGGATCGCGACGCATCGTGATCGTGACCGATGGCAACCTCGCATCGCCAGCGGCGCTGAACGGCGTGTCGTTGCCGGTCGAAGTGATCACCGTTGGTACGCCCGTCGAAAATGCCGGGATCGTGCGCGTGGACGTGCGATCGGGGATCGAACCGACGTTGAAGCGCGAGCAAGTCCAAGCGTTCCTCGTCGTGGCGAACTTCGGTGCGTCTCCGCGCGAGCTTTACGTGACGATGCGCGAAGACAACGCCTCCGACGTACTCGCTTCGCGCAAGATCCTGGTTGGTCCGGGCGAACGTCAGCCCGTGGTGCTGGATTTTTTGCCGGCTCCCGGCGATTACCGACGCGGGCTCATCTTCGACATCGCGCCGCACGACAAGATGGAGGTCGACGACATGGCGTATGCTCGCGTGCCCGCCGGGGACAAACTTCCCGTCGTGTATGCGGGTCCGGATCCCGAAAAAGTATCGCCCTGGATCGAACGAGCGATCGTGAGTGATCCTGCCACGACGCTCAAAAAGGTTGCGCTCACGGAGCTGACGAATCCGGGCGTCGTGGAAATGGACGCTTTCGTCGTCGTCGAGGGCGCGTGTCCTTCCGTCATTCCGGGCGGCGATTTGCTCGTCCTCGCTCCTCCTCCCGGACCTTGTTTCGGAACGCTCGTTGGCCGAACGCTCGAACATCCCGCCATCACGTCGTGGGAGAGCGGCGACCCGCGCATGCGATTCTTGTCGCTCGATGGAGTCAGCATTGCGCGGGCCACCGCGCTTGCTCCGGAAGGCCCCACGCAAGAGCTGATTCGTACGCAAGAAGGAACCATCGCGACCGACATTTCCACGCCCTCGCGCACGGCGACGCTGCTTGGATTCGACGTGGGTGATAGCGATTGGCCGCTCAAGGCAAGCTTCGTTTTGTTCATGCGCAACTTGCTCGAACAGGCGCGTGTTCATCGCGCGTTTGGCGTGACCGGGCCTGCTCGTGCGGGGGAACCGCTCCGCGTTCGTCTGCCTGCATCGGCGAAAGACGTCGAAGTCGTCGGGCCCACGGGGGACAAACTCGACGTGTCGATTCGTGCGGGGCTCGCGGTCGTGCCGGAGACGTCGAAGGTGGGTTTGTACAAGTTTGCGTGGACGGGTCCCGAAGCAGGATCGCTGATTGTCCCGGCAAACCTCACGAGCGCACTGGAGAGCAACGTCACCGCCGCGATCACGACGGCTGGCCCTGTGCAAAGCGGGAACGTGGAAGTTCGAGCGGCCGCAGACGAACCGGATGCGCACAACGAATGGACCTGGGTCCTTGCCCTTTGCGCGCTCGGGTTTGTCTTGGCGGATGTTTGGTACGTGACGCGTAGGCCCAGGCAAGCGAACATCGAGCCTTCGATGCCGCGCAAACCTCCTGCACCCGAAAGGAGGGCGGCCTGA
- a CDS encoding VWA domain-containing protein, translating to MILGALPALYIGLVWTTLVPGGYLRLARPWMTLVCIAAMAFIALRLGTGFANQGPWRTRLTDALAQLAAFVAALAAAGPELGRPLDRLTVLVAIDRSRSIDLVPNAEQRIKQELTVAELGMRDEDRIGTIIFGADAATEDPPRPKSDLPAPQRVSVGRDGTDLGAAIRRGLAEVPADSAARIVLLSDGVATRGDTMSAAAAAVAAEIPVDVVTLEQRSIPDIRVVALRAPTRADEGEPIDLRLVTSSPSAAAIEVRLFRDGDLIAKAGAKIAAGEDVLRIREKAPGPGFHRYDVEITAADPALDQSPEDNAGSAFMRVRGQAAALVIDGDQGKTAFVARALENAAFRVTEGSTSSVPHDLAGLVGFDLLVMGDVRASDLSPGQMEAIASYVRDLGGGLLLMGGDRSMGPGGYARTPIEEISPVSFDLKQDRRRGSLAEVIGIDISGSMAASAGAHTKLELANEAAARSAALLGPGDRLGVEHVDTSVKWTVPLAPVTDKSAIDRAIRAVGPGGGGIYVDITLEAGYAALAKENVNLKHMLLFADGSDAEQMGPCRTMVSNALRGGITTSIVALGNGSDVPELEMLSRLGGGRFYLIEDANRLPAVFTQETILAARSAVVEKEFRVGRAAPSSVVAGVPFDEAPALLGYVVTIPKGRASVLLTGPDGDPVLSVWSAGVGRSAAFTSDLKDRWGVRWTEWSGAARLVAQLGRDITRKGEDGRVRVEADASGGELHVRATVVGDDGRAQSFRRLMVRVAGPEGFSRETALEATGAGAYAASIGLSRPGTYIAIAKDEQSGDVVGTAGAALTAGEELRPTGSDRALLGRIADMTGGKRRDTLAGIFGDRASRRFAYQDITSLLIVCAGFFLLFAVAARRFAIPEPVLDFVRRTRAALKPRHVEADAVDARSPDAVVGALLQAKERAARERAVEARPITQPAVSSHANAPAPHRVPANAPRIPSGAAHGMRASSATSTHATATAPQANPTAPAPRPLTAAEILLARRKGPPRS from the coding sequence ATGATTCTTGGCGCGTTGCCCGCGCTGTACATCGGCCTTGTCTGGACGACGCTCGTGCCGGGCGGTTACCTGCGGCTTGCACGGCCCTGGATGACGCTCGTGTGCATTGCGGCCATGGCGTTCATCGCGCTTCGTTTGGGTACGGGCTTTGCCAATCAGGGACCATGGCGCACGCGCCTCACCGATGCGCTCGCGCAGCTCGCAGCGTTTGTCGCGGCACTCGCTGCTGCGGGACCCGAGCTTGGACGGCCGCTCGATAGGCTCACGGTGCTCGTGGCGATCGACCGCAGTCGGTCGATCGATCTCGTTCCGAACGCCGAACAACGCATCAAGCAAGAGCTCACCGTTGCGGAGCTCGGCATGCGCGACGAAGACCGCATTGGGACGATCATCTTCGGCGCGGACGCTGCGACGGAAGATCCTCCGCGGCCGAAGTCCGACTTGCCCGCACCGCAGCGAGTCAGCGTTGGTCGCGATGGAACGGATCTCGGTGCGGCCATTCGTCGAGGGCTCGCGGAAGTCCCTGCCGACAGTGCTGCGCGCATCGTTCTCTTGTCGGACGGCGTTGCAACGCGCGGCGATACGATGTCCGCCGCAGCCGCAGCCGTTGCAGCGGAAATTCCGGTCGATGTCGTGACGCTCGAACAGCGATCGATCCCCGACATTCGTGTGGTGGCTCTTCGCGCGCCCACGCGAGCGGACGAGGGTGAGCCCATCGATTTGCGGCTCGTGACGTCATCACCGAGTGCTGCGGCGATCGAGGTGCGGCTCTTCCGGGACGGCGATCTCATTGCGAAGGCGGGCGCGAAAATCGCCGCTGGCGAGGATGTGCTGCGCATTCGCGAAAAGGCGCCCGGGCCAGGGTTTCACCGGTACGACGTGGAGATCACGGCTGCCGATCCAGCGCTCGATCAGTCGCCGGAAGACAACGCGGGCAGCGCGTTCATGCGTGTGCGTGGACAAGCCGCGGCGCTCGTGATCGATGGTGACCAGGGCAAGACGGCATTCGTCGCTCGGGCGCTGGAAAACGCTGCGTTTCGTGTCACCGAAGGCAGCACGAGCAGCGTGCCTCATGATCTGGCGGGACTCGTGGGCTTCGACTTGCTCGTGATGGGTGACGTGCGCGCGTCGGATCTGTCGCCGGGGCAGATGGAAGCCATCGCAAGTTACGTGCGAGATCTCGGCGGCGGGCTGCTGCTCATGGGCGGCGATCGCAGCATGGGTCCTGGGGGTTATGCACGCACGCCCATCGAAGAGATTTCCCCCGTTTCATTTGACCTCAAACAAGATCGCCGGCGTGGCAGTTTGGCCGAAGTGATCGGCATCGACATTTCGGGGTCGATGGCGGCATCGGCTGGAGCTCACACGAAACTGGAGCTTGCGAACGAAGCGGCGGCGCGCAGCGCAGCGCTCCTCGGGCCTGGTGACAGGCTTGGCGTGGAGCACGTCGACACGTCGGTGAAGTGGACCGTTCCGCTCGCGCCCGTGACGGACAAGTCGGCGATCGATCGCGCGATTCGCGCGGTAGGTCCGGGTGGAGGCGGCATCTACGTCGACATCACGCTCGAGGCTGGTTACGCGGCGCTGGCCAAAGAAAACGTGAACCTGAAGCACATGCTGCTCTTCGCGGATGGATCGGACGCGGAGCAGATGGGCCCATGTCGCACGATGGTGTCGAACGCGCTTCGTGGGGGCATCACGACGAGCATCGTGGCGCTGGGCAATGGTAGCGACGTGCCCGAGCTCGAAATGCTCTCGCGGCTTGGTGGTGGAAGGTTTTACCTCATCGAGGACGCCAATCGTTTGCCTGCGGTGTTCACGCAAGAAACGATCCTCGCAGCGCGAAGCGCGGTGGTCGAAAAGGAATTTCGAGTCGGTCGTGCGGCTCCCTCGTCGGTCGTTGCAGGCGTGCCTTTCGACGAAGCTCCGGCGCTGCTCGGGTACGTCGTGACAATCCCCAAGGGTCGAGCGAGCGTGCTTCTCACGGGGCCCGATGGCGATCCGGTTCTTTCGGTTTGGTCGGCGGGCGTCGGTCGATCGGCGGCGTTCACGAGCGATCTGAAGGATCGCTGGGGCGTTCGCTGGACCGAATGGAGTGGTGCGGCAAGGCTCGTTGCGCAGCTTGGCCGCGACATCACGCGCAAGGGTGAAGACGGGCGAGTGCGCGTCGAAGCCGATGCGTCGGGAGGAGAGCTCCACGTGCGTGCGACGGTCGTGGGAGACGACGGCCGAGCGCAGTCGTTCCGGCGGCTCATGGTGCGCGTCGCGGGGCCGGAGGGTTTTTCCCGCGAAACGGCGCTCGAAGCGACGGGCGCCGGCGCGTATGCAGCTTCGATTGGTTTGTCGCGTCCCGGTACGTACATCGCGATTGCGAAGGACGAGCAGTCGGGAGACGTCGTGGGAACGGCCGGCGCGGCCCTGACGGCGGGGGAAGAACTGCGACCCACGGGGAGCGATCGCGCGCTGCTCGGTCGCATCGCGGACATGACGGGAGGAAAGCGGCGCGACACGCTTGCGGGCATTTTTGGCGATCGCGCGTCGCGACGATTTGCGTACCAAGACATCACGTCGCTGCTCATCGTGTGCGCCGGGTTTTTCCTGCTCTTTGCGGTTGCTGCGCGCAGGTTTGCCATTCCGGAACCCGTCCTCGACTTCGTGCGACGAACGCGTGCAGCGCTGAAGCCTCGTCACGTAGAAGCCGACGCCGTCGATGCGCGGTCGCCCGATGCCGTGGTCGGAGCACTGCTTCAGGCCAAGGAGCGAGCTGCGCGTGAGCGGGCCGTGGAAGCGCGTCCCATCACGCAGCCTGCCGTGTCGTCGCACGCGAATGCTCCCGCGCCGCATCGCGTTCCTGCAAATGCCCCGCGTATTCCAAGCGGCGCGGCGCACGGCATGCGCGCGTCATCCGCGACGTCCACGCATGCGACGGCAACCGCGCCCCAGGCAAACCCAACCGCGCCGGCACCAAGACCGCTCACGGCAGCCGAGATCTTGCTCGCACGCCGAAAAGGGCCGCCGCGCTCCTAA
- a CDS encoding PHP domain-containing protein, protein MGVRGAVSAAIGAIALVIVAAVLVGRRQPALPPPELPQTTDALPFPPVIARRTFDTTLDVSTFQRGNIHAHSSWSDGDRPPRDVYIWYRNHGFAFVAITDHNSRTSPQTFKALEKKSFVIIAGEELTMSVANKRVHVNGLCTKKTIGGGRQPSIRAALVHAIEHVHAQGGVALINHPNFDWALTADDIRNAKGAELIEIYSSHPHVNSEGDAQRPSHEAMWDALLDQGEDIGGVAVDDAHYFNADKPNTSNPAKPGLGWVEVFASRLDRNVICEALRNKQLYSSSGATLSRIRVTADALSVWPKDQGATVEFIGDGGKVFEKKERSADGETTYQLRGTERYVRARITLPDGKKAWTQAYRTNVATN, encoded by the coding sequence ATCGGAGTGCGAGGCGCCGTTAGCGCCGCGATCGGTGCAATTGCGCTCGTCATCGTCGCAGCCGTGCTCGTTGGTCGACGACAACCTGCGCTACCTCCGCCCGAGCTACCCCAGACGACAGACGCGCTTCCCTTTCCGCCCGTAATTGCTCGACGCACCTTCGACACGACGCTGGACGTGTCCACCTTTCAACGTGGAAACATCCACGCGCACAGCTCGTGGAGCGACGGCGATCGCCCTCCCCGCGACGTCTACATTTGGTATCGCAACCACGGCTTCGCGTTCGTGGCGATCACGGATCACAACTCGCGCACCAGCCCGCAGACGTTCAAAGCACTCGAGAAAAAGTCGTTCGTCATCATTGCCGGTGAAGAACTGACGATGAGCGTCGCGAACAAGCGCGTTCACGTCAACGGTTTGTGTACGAAGAAAACCATCGGCGGAGGCAGACAACCCTCCATCCGCGCCGCGCTCGTGCACGCCATCGAACACGTGCATGCCCAAGGCGGCGTCGCTCTCATCAACCACCCGAACTTCGATTGGGCTCTTACTGCCGATGACATCCGCAACGCCAAAGGCGCCGAGCTGATCGAAATTTACAGCAGCCATCCGCATGTGAACTCCGAAGGCGATGCACAGCGCCCATCACACGAAGCCATGTGGGACGCGCTGCTTGATCAGGGCGAAGACATCGGAGGCGTCGCCGTCGACGATGCGCACTACTTCAACGCGGACAAACCCAACACGTCCAACCCCGCCAAACCGGGTCTCGGATGGGTCGAAGTGTTTGCCTCGAGGCTCGATCGCAACGTGATTTGCGAGGCCTTGCGCAACAAGCAGCTTTATTCGTCATCGGGAGCGACCCTTTCGCGCATTCGTGTCACGGCCGATGCGCTCAGCGTGTGGCCGAAAGACCAAGGCGCGACGGTCGAGTTCATCGGGGATGGCGGCAAGGTGTTCGAGAAAAAGGAACGCAGCGCCGATGGGGAAACGACGTATCAACTTCGCGGGACCGAACGGTACGTGCGGGCGAGGATCACGTTGCCTGACGGCAAAAAGGCTTGGACGCAGGCGTATCGAACGAATGTGGCAACAAACTGA
- a CDS encoding universal stress protein codes for MPFRNILVPIDFDETSDHALERAVSLASTLGARVTVLHVYGLPVYNYPDGSYIPTPEVIENVKKGAREQLDAFVSKRRSEGVSVAALLREGRTADEVCAAATDMGADLIVMGTHGRGLIGRTLLGSVAEAVLRQATVPVMTVRSGTE; via the coding sequence ATGCCGTTTCGCAACATCCTCGTCCCGATCGATTTCGACGAAACCTCCGATCATGCACTCGAACGAGCCGTGTCACTTGCAAGCACGCTCGGCGCGCGCGTCACGGTGCTGCACGTCTACGGCTTGCCCGTCTACAACTACCCCGATGGGTCGTACATCCCAACTCCGGAAGTCATCGAAAACGTCAAGAAAGGCGCTCGAGAACAGCTCGATGCCTTCGTGTCGAAAAGGCGCTCGGAAGGCGTGTCGGTAGCAGCGCTGCTTCGCGAAGGACGCACGGCGGACGAAGTTTGCGCCGCCGCAACCGACATGGGTGCCGATCTGATCGTGATGGGCACCCATGGCCGAGGTTTGATTGGACGAACTCTGCTCGGCAGCGTCGCTGAAGCCGTCTTGCGGCAAGCAACCGTCCCCGTGATGACCGTCCGCTCTGGCACCGAGTAA
- a CDS encoding RNA-binding protein produces MSKRLYVGNLAFHSTEDSVRSAFQAAGVEVLAVQVMTDRVTGQSRGFGFVDVAGDKEAQAAIDALHGKPLDGRSLTVNEARERTPGGGGGGGGGFRGGGGGGMGGGGGGGYGGGGGGGGGRGGGGGRGGGGGGGRGGGGGGRDRRGGRDRDRGDRGGW; encoded by the coding sequence ATGAGCAAGCGACTGTACGTGGGCAATTTGGCCTTTCACTCCACGGAGGACAGCGTGCGCAGCGCTTTCCAAGCTGCAGGAGTGGAGGTGCTCGCTGTCCAAGTCATGACCGATCGAGTGACCGGGCAATCACGCGGGTTCGGGTTCGTAGATGTGGCGGGCGACAAGGAAGCGCAAGCTGCAATTGATGCACTTCATGGCAAGCCGCTCGACGGCCGTTCGTTGACCGTCAACGAAGCGCGTGAGCGCACGCCCGGCGGCGGTGGCGGCGGTGGCGGCGGCTTCCGTGGCGGCGGCGGCGGCGGCATGGGCGGTGGCGGCGGTGGCGGCTACGGCGGCGGCGGTGGCGGCGGCGGCGGCCGCGGCGGCGGCGGCGGCCGAGGCGGCGGCGGTGGCGGCGGCCGAGGCGGTGGCGGCGGTGGCCGCGATCGTCGAGGTGGTCGCGATCGTGATCGTGGCGACCGCGGCGGCTGGTGA
- the eno gene encoding phosphopyruvate hydratase — MSEIESVIAREVLDSRGNPTVEVEVFTTEGHGRAAVPSGASTGMYEAVELRDGDKRRYLGKGVQKAVHNVETRLGPAVVGMDALDQAEIDRVLCEADGSPNKGTLGANAILAVSMAVARAAADTVDLPLWRYLGGAAARVLPTPLMNILNGGVHADNGLEVQEFMIVPHGGASFADALRMGVEVFHTLKSILKKGGHVTAVGDEGGFAPRLATNESALVEVMRAIEAAGYRPGEDISLALDCAMSEFFDAKKGMYTFDKGPKSPEELVAVYEDLVKRYPIVSIEDGCAENDDKGWKLVSERLGKKVQLVGDDLFVTNPERLARGMSQGIANSILIKLNQIGTVTETLDCIRTATEGGYRSVISHRSGETEDTFIADLAVATNAGQIKTGSASRSDRVAKYNQLLRIAFELGSGQVFAGRSVFKR, encoded by the coding sequence ATGTCGGAAATCGAGAGCGTGATTGCGCGCGAGGTCCTCGACTCGCGGGGCAACCCCACGGTGGAAGTGGAAGTGTTCACGACCGAGGGTCACGGGCGTGCGGCTGTCCCAAGCGGGGCATCGACGGGCATGTACGAAGCGGTCGAGCTGCGTGACGGGGACAAGCGTCGGTACTTGGGCAAGGGCGTGCAGAAGGCCGTGCACAACGTGGAAACGCGGCTGGGGCCGGCGGTCGTCGGGATGGACGCACTCGACCAAGCAGAGATCGATCGCGTGCTGTGTGAAGCCGATGGATCACCGAACAAAGGAACGCTTGGAGCAAACGCGATCCTGGCGGTGTCGATGGCGGTCGCTCGCGCTGCAGCAGACACGGTGGATCTGCCGCTGTGGCGATACCTTGGAGGTGCAGCGGCGCGTGTTCTTCCGACGCCGCTCATGAACATCTTGAACGGCGGCGTGCACGCCGACAACGGCTTGGAAGTGCAAGAGTTCATGATCGTGCCACATGGCGGGGCGTCGTTTGCCGATGCGCTGCGCATGGGCGTCGAGGTGTTTCACACGCTGAAGTCGATCTTGAAGAAGGGCGGTCATGTCACGGCCGTGGGTGATGAGGGCGGGTTTGCCCCGCGGCTTGCAACGAACGAGTCGGCGCTCGTCGAAGTGATGCGCGCGATCGAAGCGGCTGGTTATCGGCCGGGCGAAGACATCAGCCTGGCGCTCGATTGCGCCATGAGCGAGTTCTTCGATGCCAAGAAGGGCATGTACACGTTCGACAAAGGACCGAAGTCGCCCGAAGAGCTCGTCGCGGTCTACGAGGATCTCGTGAAGCGCTATCCGATCGTGTCGATCGAAGACGGGTGCGCGGAGAACGACGACAAAGGGTGGAAACTCGTCTCAGAACGACTTGGCAAGAAAGTGCAGCTCGTGGGTGACGATCTTTTCGTGACCAACCCTGAACGTCTCGCGCGCGGCATGTCGCAAGGAATCGCCAACTCGATCTTGATCAAGCTGAACCAGATCGGAACGGTCACCGAGACGCTCGACTGCATCCGCACTGCAACCGAAGGTGGGTATCGATCGGTCATTTCGCATCGATCTGGGGAGACGGAAGACACGTTCATTGCGGACCTCGCGGTCGCGACGAATGCTGGGCAGATCAAGACGGGATCGGCATCGCGTTCGGATCGCGTAGCGAAGTACAACCAGCTCTTGCGGATCGCGTTCGAGCTTGGTTCGGGTCAAGTGTTCGCGGGTCGCAGCGTGTTCAAGCGCTGA
- a CDS encoding DotU family type IV/VI secretion system protein, with protein MERSIGVYGEEVLLWVCALRQSPRRPSPEHLLHQANTLLNELKISKASDALPVVSADDGQFAIAALIDEIAMGFPDLRPLWSQYSLQATRWSTTNAGVEFYQRLDRVKQGPRNVLATYYVVLGLGFLGRFGLPGAVQYGATQTRIDIARILGVDPDRDWHAGALRPVREEAVTPIAFQVPWYRSLWMGRGIALLMLLFGAALLVSALSRGS; from the coding sequence GTGGAACGGTCGATAGGTGTCTACGGTGAAGAAGTGCTGCTCTGGGTCTGCGCGTTGCGACAATCACCGCGCCGTCCGTCTCCAGAGCATTTGCTGCACCAAGCAAATACGCTCTTGAACGAGCTGAAGATCTCGAAGGCCTCGGACGCACTTCCCGTCGTGTCCGCCGACGATGGTCAGTTTGCCATCGCGGCGCTCATCGACGAAATCGCGATGGGTTTTCCCGATCTGCGGCCGCTCTGGTCACAATACTCGCTTCAGGCAACGCGGTGGAGCACCACGAACGCCGGCGTTGAGTTCTACCAGCGGCTCGATCGCGTCAAGCAAGGCCCGCGTAATGTCTTGGCGACGTATTACGTCGTGCTGGGCCTCGGCTTCCTCGGTCGCTTCGGTTTGCCTGGAGCGGTCCAGTACGGCGCGACGCAGACGCGCATCGATATCGCACGCATCTTGGGCGTCGATCCGGATCGCGACTGGCACGCCGGAGCACTTCGTCCCGTTCGCGAAGAGGCCGTCACACCCATCGCGTTCCAGGTGCCTTGGTATCGGTCCTTGTGGATGGGCCGCGGCATTGCTCTGTTGATGCTCCTCTTCGGCGCGGCGCTGCTCGTATCAGCGCTTTCGCGGGGGTCCTGA
- a CDS encoding thioredoxin domain-containing protein: MTFRTIAAAILSSVVASGCGASTPPQKSKSAVDVSDLSTRERATFERIVDEMLAPCASEAVTLDVCLQEKRACKACTSAANFVAERVKAGLDKPAIRKAYQVRFGGEPKQVDVADSPTLGPANAPVTIVVWSDFECPHCKHVVPIVERLVEAHPGDVRLVHKFYPIPRHTVAKFAAKAAYAAQRQGKYWEMERLLFENQDKLGEQTILEFAQSLGLKMDQVKADMEGEAAKQVIERDMADAERLGLSGTPFVLINGREFDLRLFQAEPDLDAWVTMEIELAKGK, from the coding sequence GTGACGTTCCGGACAATCGCAGCAGCAATCCTTTCGAGCGTGGTCGCAAGCGGATGTGGGGCGAGCACTCCGCCGCAGAAGAGCAAGAGCGCGGTGGACGTGAGCGACTTGTCGACGCGCGAGCGGGCGACGTTCGAGCGCATCGTCGACGAGATGCTCGCGCCGTGTGCATCGGAGGCCGTGACGCTCGACGTGTGCTTGCAGGAGAAACGGGCCTGCAAGGCGTGCACGTCGGCCGCGAACTTCGTGGCTGAGCGGGTGAAGGCGGGGCTCGACAAGCCAGCGATTCGCAAGGCGTATCAAGTTCGATTCGGGGGCGAGCCCAAGCAGGTGGACGTTGCCGATTCGCCGACGCTGGGGCCGGCAAACGCGCCAGTGACGATCGTCGTGTGGTCGGACTTCGAATGTCCGCACTGCAAGCACGTCGTGCCGATCGTGGAGCGGCTCGTCGAAGCTCACCCTGGGGACGTGCGTCTCGTGCACAAGTTTTACCCGATCCCGCGGCACACGGTGGCGAAGTTTGCGGCCAAAGCTGCGTATGCGGCGCAGCGGCAAGGCAAGTACTGGGAGATGGAGCGGCTGCTCTTCGAGAACCAGGACAAGCTTGGAGAACAAACGATTTTGGAGTTCGCCCAAAGCCTTGGGTTGAAGATGGATCAGGTGAAGGCGGACATGGAGGGCGAAGCGGCGAAGCAGGTGATCGAGCGAGACATGGCGGACGCGGAGCGCTTGGGGCTTTCGGGCACGCCGTTTGTCTTGATCAACGGTCGCGAGTTCGACCTTCGGTTGTTTCAAGCAGAGCCGGATTTGGATGCGTGGGTGACGATGGAGATCGAGCTGGCGAAGGGGAAGTGA
- a CDS encoding GNAT family N-acetyltransferase codes for MTVDLVEAVLDGRRADTEALIGAKMPTAWPGRALVERAFLARLEEIRANPDHRLWGDRVAITRDSEPRVIGSVIFHGGPDKQGAVEVAYGIEEESQRQGFGYEAVYAAVSWAFGEPHVRIVRASTFTWHAASRRILEKIGFRIVGTSNDILGEMLEYEVAKF; via the coding sequence ATGACCGTGGACCTCGTCGAAGCTGTGCTCGACGGGCGTCGCGCGGATACCGAGGCGCTCATCGGGGCCAAGATGCCGACTGCGTGGCCTGGCCGAGCGCTCGTCGAACGCGCGTTTCTTGCGCGACTCGAGGAAATTCGCGCCAATCCGGATCATCGTTTGTGGGGCGATCGCGTGGCAATCACGCGGGATTCCGAGCCGCGGGTCATCGGCAGCGTGATTTTTCACGGTGGCCCGGACAAACAGGGGGCCGTCGAAGTCGCCTACGGCATCGAGGAAGAGTCGCAACGGCAGGGTTTTGGTTATGAAGCCGTGTACGCCGCCGTTTCGTGGGCGTTCGGCGAGCCGCACGTGCGGATCGTTCGCGCATCCACGTTCACTTGGCACGCCGCTTCTCGTCGAATCCTCGAAAAGATTGGTTTCCGCATCGTCGGCACCTCGAACGACATCCTCGGCGAAATGCTCGAATACGAAGTCGCCAAGTTCTAA